In Candidatus Cloacimonadota bacterium, a single genomic region encodes these proteins:
- a CDS encoding methyltransferase domain-containing protein → METKIYPPDEDSYFLIDCLKKEIGNRRIKTALEIGTGSGIVSFSIAGFVDKILAVDINPKAIEFAQEKAELMGLKNIEFRVSNLFENVSGKFDLIFFNPPYLLGRGDLSCTGGKRGQEIIEKFLSEVCNYLNEGGEAIILLSSFNRYKELEKKFGLKLIGKNRLWFESLYCYKYSEKTE, encoded by the coding sequence TTCTTATTTTTTAATTGATTGTCTGAAAAAGGAAATTGGAAATAGAAGAATTAAAACTGCTTTGGAGATTGGAACAGGATCCGGAATAGTATCCTTCAGTATTGCCGGTTTTGTTGATAAAATTCTTGCCGTTGATATAAATCCAAAAGCAATTGAATTCGCTCAGGAGAAGGCAGAATTGATGGGTTTGAAAAATATCGAATTCAGGGTCAGCAACTTGTTTGAAAATGTTTCTGGAAAATTTGATTTAATTTTTTTTAATCCTCCCTATCTTCTGGGAAGGGGAGATTTAAGTTGCACTGGAGGAAAGAGAGGACAGGAGATTATTGAAAAATTTTTATCCGAAGTCTGCAATTATCTCAATGAAGGCGGAGAAGCGATAATTCTGTTAAGTTCCTTTAACAGATATAAGGAACTTGAAAAAAAGTTCGGATTAAAATTGATCGGAAAAAACAGATTGTGGTTTGAAAGTTTGTATTGTTATAAATATTCAGAAAAAACGGAATAA